Within Paeniglutamicibacter psychrophenolicus, the genomic segment GAAGTTCGCCATCGCCCCGGAGGCGCCCAGCAGGCGCAGGAACCCCGGGGCGGTGCGCGGGTCGGCGACCAGTTCCAGCGCCGCAGGAGCATGCGGAACCAGGCGGATCAGCGACAGCAGCGCCTGGTCCGGGTCGGCGGCGTGGGCCAGGTGCCCCACGAGCGCCGCGTGGTCGACGCCCGCCAGTTCCTTGTCGCCCAGAAAACGCTTGGCCCGCTCCAGGTCGTCGAACCCGGCGGAAATCAACTGCCGCGTGGAGATCTGCACGAAATTCGCTCCCCCGTCGACCTAGAGGATCCCCAGGTAGCGGCGCAGCTCGAACGGGCTGACGTTCTGCCGGTAGGCCTCCCACTCGTCACGCTTGTTGCGCAGGAACGAGGTGAAGACCTGTTCGCCCAGGATCTCGGCGACCAGTTCGGATTCCTCCATGGCGCGGATCGCGTCGTGCAGGGAGCCGGGCAGCGGGTCGTGCCCGGAGGCGCGGCGTTCGGCGCTGCTCAGACCCCAGACGTCCTCCTCGGCCTGCGGCTCGAGCTCGTAGCCTTCCTGGATGCCCTTCAGCCCGGCACCCAGCAGGCAGGCGTAGGCCAGGTAGGGGTTGGTGGCCGAGTCGATGCCGCGGTACTCCACGCGGGCGCTCTGGCCCTTGCCGGGCTTGTACAGCGGCACGCGGACCAGGGCCGAGCGGTTGTTGTGCCCCCAGGACCTGTGGCTCGGGGCCTCCCCGCCGCCCCAGAGGCGCTTGTAGGAGTTCACGAACTGGTTGGTCACGGCCGTGAATTCCGGGGCGTGGTGCAGGATCCCGGCAATGAACTGGCGCGCCGTGTCAGAGAGCTGGAATTCCCGCCCGGCCTCGAAGAACGCATTGGTGTCGCCCTCGAAGAGGGAGAAGTGGGTGTGCATGCCCGAACCCGGCTCGTCCGAGAACGGCTTGGGCATGAACGTGGCGTAGATGCCCTGCTGGATCGCGACTTCCTTGATCACGGTGCGGAAGGTCATCACGTTGTCGGCGGTTTGCAGTGCATCGGCGTAGCGCAGGTCGATCTCGTTCTGCCCCGGGCCATTCTCGTGGTGGCTGAACTCCACGGAGATTCCCACGGCCTCGAGCATCGTGACCGCGGTGCGGCGGAAGTCCTGCGCGACGCCTCCGGTGACGTGGTCGAAGTATCCGCCCCGGTCAACGGGAACCGGGTAGCCGTCGGGGCCCAGCTCGGCGGAGCGTAACAAATAGAATTCGATTTCCGGGTGCGTGTAGCAGGTGAAGCCCATCTCGGAGGCAACTGCCAGCTGGCGCTTGAGCACGTGGCGGGGGTCGGCGGCAGCCGGCAGCCCGTCGGGGGTCAGGATGTCACAGAACATCCGTGAGGTCGGTTCGACCTCGCCGCGCCACGGCAGGATCTGGAAGGTGGAGGGGTCCGGCTGCAGCAGCATGTCCGATTCGTAGATGCGCGACAATCCCTCGATGGAGGAGCCGTCGAATCCCAGGCCCTCCTCGAAGGCGCCCTCGACCTCGGCGGGGGCCAGGGCCACGGATTTCATGGAACCAACCACGTCCGTGAACCACAGGCGCACAAAACGCACGTCTCGTTCTTCAATGGTTCTAAGGACGAATTCCTGCTGGCGATCCACGGCGGGTTCCTTCCACAAGGGGTTCTTTGGCGGCGGTTCCCGCCCCCACTGACTCACTTTATACGTTTTTGGGTTCATGACACGGAACGACCGCTTCACCTAGATGTGCATTAGTCTCTTGCCCATGAGTGCTCATCCTTCCACACCAGCAAGTCCGGCCTCCCCAGGCACCGCATCCGCCGCCCGCATCCGGCTGCACCACCTGCAATCGGCCAAGGACCAGGGTGCGAAGTTCGCGATGCTGACCGCCTACGACACCATGATGGCTTCCATCTTCGATTCCGCCGGCATCGAGGTGCTGCTGGTGGGTGATTCTGCGGCAAACACCGTGATGGGATACTCCTCCACGCTGCCGATCACCCTTGATGACATGGTCGTCTTCGCCAAGTCGGTGGTTTCCGGGGCCAAGCGCGCACTGGTGGTGTGCGACCTTCCCTTCGGTTCCTACGAGGTGTCGCCCGAACAAGCCGTGGCCTCGGCGGTGAAGCTGATGAAGGAGGGCGGGGTGCAGGCGGTCAAGCTCGAGGGCGGGGAGTACTTTGTCCCGCATGTGCGGGCGCTGGTCGCCGCCGGCGTGCCGGTGATGGCGCACATCGGCTTCACCCCGCAGTCCGAACATGCCCTGGGCGGCTACCGGGTGCAGGGCCGCGGCGATGCGGCCGACGCAATGGTTGCCGATGCCCAGGCACTGGAGGCCGCCGGCGCGTTTGCCGTGCTGATGGAAATGGTTCCCACCGAAACCGCAGCCCGGGTCGATGCCTCCCTGCACGTTCCCACCGTGGGCATCGGTGCCGGCGGCGCCACCACCGGGCAGGTGCTGGTGTGGCAGGACATGCTCGGGCTCGGCGCGGGCAAGGGTGCCCGCTTCGTGAAGAAGTACGCGGACCTGCGCTCGGTGGTGGCCGGTGCCGCCGCCGCGTACCACGACGAGGTCCTTGGCGGCGTCTTCCCGGGCCCGGAACACGAGTTCGGGCAGTAGCGGGCCCTCGCCCGCTCCCTTCCCTTAGTCCTCGTCTTCCTCGTCCGCCTCGTCCCACTGTTCGTTGCGTTCGCGCACCTTGCTCATGGCAAGTTCGGCCTCGGCCCGCGACCTGTAGGGGCCCAGGAGCTTTGACCAATCCGCCTGCGGACCGGACTCCACCTGGCCGGTGGTGATGTTGAACCAGAATTCGCCCTCGCCGGGCAATGCTCCACTCATCGGGACTGACCCACCTTTCATTCCTGCACCGTGACTCGGTATGCCCCCACCCTACCGCCGGGAGGCCGCGGGATGCCTTGCGAAACGGGAATGCCCCGTGGCTTGGGGTCCCGTCACACCGCTAGAATGGAAACCATGCCTTTAGCTTCAACCGCGCCCATTGGTTCCCTGGTTCCAGGGACCCCCACTCCGCAACGAACCGTCCCCGCCTCGATCCCCCGCCCCGAGTATGTCGGGCGCCCCGCACCGCGCAAGTCCGATGCCCCGGAGGTCCGCTCCCCCGAGATCATCGCGAAGATGCGCGTGGCCTCGAAGATCGCGGCCCAGGCACTGGCGGAGGTCGGCCGTGCCGTCGTCCCGGGTGTCACCACCGACGAGCTTGACAAGATCGGGCACGAGTTCCTGCTGGACCACAAGGCCTACCCCTCGACCCTGGGCTACCGCGGCTTCAGCAAGTCGCTGTGCGCCTCGATCAACGAGGTCATCTGCCACGGCATCCCCGACACCACCGTGGTGCAGGACGGGGACATCGTGAACATCGACATCACCGCGTTCATCGGCGGGGTCCACGGCGACACCAACGCCACCTTCCTGGCCGGGGACGTGGACGAGGAATCCCGGCTGCTGGTCGAGCGGACCGAGGAATCCCTGCGCCGGGCCATCAAGTCGGTCATGCCGGGCCGGGAGATCAACGTCATCGGCCGCACCATCTCCGCCTACGCAAAACGCTTCGGCTATGGCGTGGTGCGGGACTTCACCGGTCACGGCGTGGCAGAATCCTTCCATACCGGCTTGATCATCCCGCACTACGATGCCGCACCGGCCTACAGCCAGCTCATCGAAGAGGGCATGACGTTCACCATCGAACCCATGCTCACCCTGGGCACCATCGAGTGGGACATGTGGGACGACGGCTGGACCGCCACCACCAAGGACCGCAAGCGGACCGCACAATTTGAACACACCTTGCTCGTCAACGAGGACGGCGCCGAGATCCTGACCCTGCCCTAGCGCAGGGCACCACCCGCCCCGTCAAGTACCCGTTCGAGAAGGAATCCCAACCGCATGACACATAGCGCATCCACCCCGACTCCCCTGGCCATCGGCATCGATATCGGCGGCACCGGCATCAAGGGCGGCATCGTCGACCTCTCGATCGGGAAGCTGATCGGCGAACGCGTCCGCATCGACACCCCGCAGCCGGCGACCCCGGCCGCGGTGGCCGAGGTCGTGGCCAAGATCGTGGCCGAGCTCGATGCCCGCGGGGACGCCCCCGGCGCGGGGACCCCGGTGGGGGTCACCTTCCCGGCGATCATCCACCGCGGAGTGGCACGCTCGGCGGCCAACGTGGACAAGTCGTGGATCGGCACGGACGTCGATGCGTTGTTCACCGGGCAGCTGGGGCGCCCGGTCCATGTCATGAACGACGCCGACGCCGCGGGACTGGCCGAGGTGCACTTCGGTGCGGGCGTCGGTGTCGACGGGACGGTGCTGGTCATCACCCTGGGCACGGGCATCGGCTCGGCCCTGATCCACAACGGCGTGCTGGTTCCCAACTTGGAGCTCGGCCACCTGGAAATCGACTCGGCCATCGCCGAGGCCCGCGCCTCCGCGTCGGCCCGCGAACGCGACGACCTGTCCTGGGACGAGTACGCGGTGCGCCTGCAGCGGTTCTTCTCCCACGTGGAGTTCCTCTTCTCCCCAACCCTGTTCATCATTGGCGGCGGCATCTCCAAGCGCGCCGACGACTACCTGCCGCAGCTTTCTATCGCCACCCCGATCACCACGGCGAAGTCCAAGAACAACGCCGGCATCGTCGGCGCGGCACTGCAGTCGGCGCTTTCCTAGACCTTACGGGCACAAAAACAACGGCGGGCCGCCTGCCATCCCCAATCACGTTTCGGTGAAGGGAATGGCCGGGCGGCCCGCCGTTTGCGGTTGATGCCACGGGCCCCTGCGGGCGTTCCGGCCTAGCGGGCGCCCAGCGGGCGCTGGTGCCCCACCGGCCGGGTCTCGCGTTCGGCCCGCAGCTTGGCGATGGCCAGCTCGAAGTCCTCGAGCGACTTGAAGTCCTGGTACACGCTGGCAAAGCGCAGGTAGGCCACCTCGTCGAGGCGCTGCAGCGGGGCAAGGATCGCCAGCCCGACCTCGCGGGCGTTGATTTCCGCCGCTCCGCTGGAGCGCACCGCTTCCTCGACTTCCTGGGCCAGCACGGCCAGGTCGTCGTCCGTGACGGGCCGGCCCTGGCAGGCCTTGCGCACGCCGTTGATGACCTTCGCGCGGCTGAATGGCTCGGCCACCCCGGAACGCTTGAGCACATTCAGGCTGGTGGTCTCGGCGGTGCTGAACCGGCGTCCGCAGGCGGCGCACTGCCGGCGACGGCGGATCGCGGTGCCGTCATCGGTCAACCGGCTGTCCACGACGCGCGAATCGGTGTGCCTGCAATAGGGACAGTACATGGCACCCCTTCCTCGGGTCTTTTTGCCGGGCACATACGTGCCCGGGATCAGTTTAGGGCCATATATAGCCTAATCACAACAATGTGATTACCACATGTTGTGGTTGTACTCACAATCTGGCACCATGGCCGCCGGCTTGACCCGGTCGCCCTACGGGAAGCGGATGGCCACCGCATCCCCGTGGGCCGGCAGGTCCTCGGCGTTGGCCAGCGCGATCACGTGCGGTGCCACCGCGGCCAGGGCGGAACGGTCGTAGTCGATGACCTGGATGGCCTTCAGGAAGGTGTTTACGTTCAGCCCGGAGGCGAAGGCCGCGGTCCCGCTGGTCGGCAGGACGTGGTTGGAGCCGGCGCAGTAGTCCCCCAGGCTCACCGGGGCGTCGGGCCCGACGAACACGGCACCCGCCGCGGTGATCCTTGCGGCGTCGGCTGCGGCGTTGGCCGTGTGGATTTCCAGGTGCTCGGCGGCGTACACGTTGCACACCGCGATCCCGGCGGCGACGTCGTCGACCAGGATGATCGCCGACTGGTTCCCGCCCAGCGCGATGCGCACCCGCTCGGAGTGCTTGGTGGTGGCGCACTGGTTTTCCAGCGCCTCGCGCACCGCCTCGGCAAGCTCGGGGGAATCGGTGACAAGCACCGCGGCGGCGTTGGGGTCGTGTTCGGCCTGGGAGACCATGTCGGCGGCGATGAAGGCGGGGTTCGCCGTGGCGTCGGCAAGGATCGCGATCTCGGTGGGCCCGGCCTCGGCGTCGATGCCGACCACGCCCTTGACCAGACGCTTGGCGGTGGCCACGAAGAGGTTGCCGGGTCCGGTGACCACGTCGACGGGCTCGATGGCCAGCCCCGGGTCCATTCCCGCACCGGCCGGAACGCCGTAGGCGAAGGCGGCAATGGCCTGGGCCCCGCCGATGGCGTGGACCTCTCTGACGCCCAGCAATTGGGCGGCGGCCAGGATCGCGGGGTGGGGCAGCCCGCCGAATTCCTTCTGCGGGGGCGAGGCGATGGCCAGGGAGCCGACGCCCGCGGCCAGGGCGGGCACGGCGTTCATGATCACCGAGCTGGGGTACACGGCCAGCCCGCCCGGGACGTACAGGCCCACCCGGCGCACCGGGACCCAGCGCTGGGTGACGGTGGCACCGGCACCGTATTCGACCCGGGTCTCGCCGGGCACCTGGGCCGCGGCAAAGACGCGGGCCCGGGCAATGGATTCCTCCAGGCCCGCCCGCACCGTGGGGTCGAGCTCCTCCAGGGCCCGTTCCATGGCCTCTGCCGGAACCCGGGTGTGGTCCTGCTGCACGCCGTCGAACTGCTCGGCGAGCTCGGACAGGGCGGAAAATCCGTCGGTGCGCACGCGGCGGATGATCGATTCGACCGCTTCCGCCGCGGTGGCGAAGTTCAGTTCCGGGCGCGGCAGCACCGCCTTGAGGCTTGCATGGTCAAGGGCGGCACCTCGCAGGTCGAGGTCCTGGAGGGCGGAGAAGGTCTGGGGGCGTACGTTGGAAGTCACCACGCCAGTTTATCGCGCGCCGGGGCCCGGCGCGTCAGCCCTGGCCACAGATGACTTGGTCGTCGTAATCCCGGTGCCCCCGGCCCCATGTCCCTGTCCGCCGCCGGGCCCGGTGGCCTAGGCTTCTTCCAAGACCAAACCATCGACGGGCAAAGGAATCACTTCACCATGCGCGAGGCACACGGATCGACACAAATGCACGAGGGCAAGTCCCGGATCGTCATCACCCGCTTCGTGGAGGTGACCCCGCAGCGGCTTTGGGAAACCTTCACCGACGCCACGGCCCTGGCCGGGTGGATCGGGGTGTTGCGCACCGACGAGGCCACCGGCAAGCGCACCTTCTCGATGCTCGAGGGCGGGGCGGAATCGGATCCCGAGGAACTGGATATCACCCGGTGCCGGGCGCCGCACGAACTCGAGTACACCACGACAAGCAAGTTCGGCGGCTGGGGCATGGGCCTGGTGATCAGGCCGGCCGCCGGCGGGTGCGAGCTGGAATTCCACCAGGTGCTCGGTGATGCGGACGACCCGCGGAACATGGGGCCGGGCTGGGAGTACTACATGCAACGGGCCATCGCCCACACGCTGGGGGAAAACCCCGACGAGGTGGCGTGGGACGAGTTCTATCCCGCGCTGGCCGACGCCTACGCCGCGGCGCCCGGGCAGCAGTAGCCGTGCCGGTGCCGCAGCCGCGGCGCAGCCGGGACCCGTACCCTAGCCGTCCAGGCAGGTGGGGCCCAGCAGCACCTTCAGGTCCCCGAAGAGCGCCGAGTTCGGGTTGACCCGGTACTCCAAGCCCAGGCGCACCAGCGAGGTCCCGCGGGTGCTGTGCAGCTTAACGCGCACCTCGGTGGTGCCCTGGTGCACGCGCAGCACGTCGCCGAGCGCGGAGATGACTTCCTCGGTGGCCTTGTGGTTGGCCATGGAGATGACCACCGGCCCGCCCTCGCCGTCCTCGCTGATCTCCGGGACCGTGAGTTCCTGGGCGTTGAGCGTGATGGAGCCGTCGTCGCGTTTCTGCACCCGGCCCTTGACCACCACGATCAGGTCCTCGGCCAAAACGTTGGCAATGGGCGCGTAGGCGTTGCCGAAGAACATGGTTTCCATGGACCCGGAAAGGTCCTCGATCTCGCAACGCGCATACGGGTTGCCGGATTTCTTGGCGATGCGGCGCTGCAGCGAGGTGATCATGCCGCAGATGGTGACGGTGTGACCGTCCTGCGGCCCATCCTCGGAGAGCACCTGGGTGACGGACATGTCGGCGTTCTGGGCCAGCAACCCGCCCAGGCCCTTGAGCGGGTGGTCCGAGACGTACAGGCCCAGCATGTCGCGTTCGAAGGCGAGCTTGTCCTTCTTTTCCCAGTCCGGGAGATCCGGCACAGCCACCGTCATGCCCGCCGCGGCGGTGGGGTCGTCGAACGCGCTGAACAGGTCGAACTGGTTGGCCGCCTCGTTGCGCTTGACCGCAATGACCGAATCCACGGCCTCCTCGTGGATGGCCACCAGGGCGCGGCGCGCGTGGCCCATGGAGTCGAAGGCTCCGGCCTTGATCAGGGATTCGATGGTGCGCTTGTTGCAGACCACCGCCGGGACCTTCTGCAGGAAATCGGCAAAGTTCTCGAACTTGCCCTTTTCGTTGCGGGCCTCGACCAGGGCGTTGACGACGTTGGCGCCGACGTTGCGGATCGCGCCCATGCCGAAGCGGATGTCGGTGCCGACCGGGGTGAAGTTCAGCGCCGATTCGCTCACGTCCGGGGCCAGCACGGTGATGCCCATGTGCCGGCATTCGTTGAGGTACATGGCCGTCTTGTCCTTGTCGTCAGCGACGGACGTCAGCAGGGCTGCCATGTATTCGGAGGGGTAGTGGGCCTTGAGGTATGCGGTCCAGTAGGAGATGACCCCGTAGGCGGCCGAGTGCGCCTTGTTGAAGGCGTAGTCGGAGAAGGGAAGCAGGATGTCCCACAGGGCCTTGACGGCCTCCATGGTGTACCCGTTGTCCAGCATGCCCTGGGAGAAGCCGGCAAACTGCTTGTCCAGTTCCGATTTCTTCTTCTTGCCCATGGCGCGGCGCAGGATGTCTGCCTGGCCCAGCGAGAAGCCGGCCAGCTTCTGCGCGATGGACATGACCTGCTCCTGGTACACGATCAGGCCGTAGGTTCCGCCCAGGATCTCCCGCAGCGGCTCCAGGAGTGTCGGGTGGATCGGGGTTTCTTCCTGGAGCTTGTTCTTGCGCAACGCGTAGTTGTTGTGCGAGTTGGCGCCCATCGGGCCCGGGCGGTAGAGCGCGAGCACCGCGGAGATGTCTTCGAAGTTGTCCGGGCGCATGAGCTTGAGCAGCGAGCGCATGGGCCCGCCGTCGAGCTGGAAGACGCCCAGGGTGTCGCCGCGGGCCATCAGCTCGTAGGCGCCGGCGTCGTCCAGCTCCAGGCGCTCGAGGTCCAGGTCCACGCCCTGGTTCGCCTTCATGTTTTCCAGGGCGTCGGAAATGATGGTGAGGTTTCTCAGGCCCAGGAAGTCCATCTTGATCAGCCCCAGGCCTTCACAGGTCGGGTAGTCGAACTGCGTGATGACCTGGCCGTCCTGGATGCGGCGCATGATCGGGATGACGTCGATGATGGGGTCCGAGCTCATGATGACACCCGCGGCGTGCACGCCCCACTGGCGCTTGAGCCCCTCCAGGCCCTTGGCGGTCTCGAAGACGCGCGCGGCTTCCGGGTCGGTGGCCACCAGCTGGCGGAAGTCCCCGGCCTCGGAGTAGCGCTTGGACTTGGGGTCCTCGATGTCGTTGAGCGGGATGTCCTTGGCCATGACGGCCGGGGGCAGCGCCTTGGTCAGCTGCTCGCCCATGGAGAAGGGGTAGCCCAGCACGCGCGAGGAGTCCTTCAGCGCCTGCTTGGTCTTGATCGACCCGTAGGTCACGATCATCGACACGCGTTCGTCGCCGTACTTCTCGGTGACGTACCTGATCACTTCCGAGCGGCGCCTATCATCGAAGTCGACGTCGAAGTCGGGCATGGAGACGCGCTCGGGGTTCAGGAAGCGTTCGAAGATCAGCCCGTGGAGCAACGGGTCCAGGTCGGTGATGCGCATGGCGTACGCGACCATGGAACCGGCACCGGAACCACGTCCCGGTCCCACGCGGATGCCGTTGTCCTTGGACCAGTTGATGAAGTCGGCCACGACCAGGAAGTAGCCGGGGAAACCCATCTTGATGATGACGTCGAGCTCGTAGTCCGCCTGGCGGCGTACGTCGTCCGGGATGCCGTTGGGATAGCGGTAGTGCAGCCCGGTGTCGACTTCCTTGATCAGCCAGCTGGTCTCGTCCTCCCCGGGCGGGCAGGGGAAGCGCGGCATGTAGTTGGCGCTGGTGTCGAAGGAGACCTCGGCGCGCTCGGCGATCAGCAGCGTGTTGTCGCAGGCGTCGGGCATTTCCCTGAACAGGTGGCGCATTTCGGCCGGGGACTTGAGGTAGTAGCCGGAACCGGAGAAGGCGAAGCGCGAACCGCCCTGGTCGTACGTCGGCTCGTCCAGCGTGGACCCGGAGTTGATGGCCAGCAGGGCCTCGTGGGCCGGGGCGTCGTGCTCGTGGGTGTAGTGCAGGTCGTTGGTGGCGAGCCGCGGGATGTCCAGTTCCTTGGCCAGGCGCAGCAGGTCCTGGGTGACCCGGCGTTCGATGTCCAGGCCATGGTCCATGAACTCGCAGAAGTAGTTTTCCTTGCCGAACAGGTCCTGGAATTCGGCCGCGGCCGCCTTGGCCTCGTTGTACTGGCCCAGGCGCAGCTTGGTCTGCACCTCTCCGGAAGGGCAGCCGGTGGTGGCGATGATGCCCTCGTGGTACGTGTTCAGCAGGTCGCGGTCAAGGCGCGGGTACTTGCCGAAGACCGAGTCGAGCGAGGCGATGGAGGAGGCCTTGAACAGGTTCTTCATGCCGGTGTTGTTGTAGCTCAGCAGCGTCATGTGGGTGTAGAGGCCGCCGCCGGAGACGTCGTCGCGGCGCTGGGACTCGTCGGTGCGCCATTTCACGCGGGTCTTGTCGTCGCGCGCGGTGCCCGGGGTGACGTAGGCCTCGATGCCGATGATCGGCTTGACGCCGGCGGCGGTTGCCTTGGACCAGAAGTCGAAGGCACCGAACAAATAGCCGTGGTCGGTGGTGGCCAGGGCGGTCATCCCGAGCCGGTTGGTCTCTTCAAAGAGTTCTGTCAGGCGCGCAGCACCGTCAAGCATTGAGTATTCGGTGTGCGTGTGAAGGTGTACGAATCCATCGCGATTTGAGCTAGCCACCGATCCAGTCTAGGCCGTTGCGTCAAGCAATGCTGGCCAATCGAACCGGATGTGAATAGCGGCACCCGAAGCCGTGCCTCGGGTGCCGCCGATGGTCCTAGAAGCTGCCGTCGCGCAGCATTTCCAGGGCGTTGTTCAGGTCCAGCGGGTATTCGCTGGTGTATTCGACCCATTCGCCGCTCACCGGGTGGAAGAAGCCCAGGCGCTGGGCGTGCAGCCATTGCCGGGTCAGTCCCAGGGCGGCGGCCAGCTTCGGGTCCGCCCCGTAGGTCTGGTCCCCGGCGCACGGGTGGCGCAGTGCGGAGAAGTGCACGCGGATCTGGTGGGTGCGCCCGGTTTCCAGGTTGACCTCCACCAGCGAGGCCCGGCCGAAGGCCTCGATGACCTTGTAGTGGGTCACCGAGTCGCGGCCGTCCTCGACGACGGCGAACTTCCAGTCGTGGCCCGGGTGCCGTCCCAGCGGGGCGTTGATGGTGCCCTCCAGCGGATCGGGCAGGCCCTGGACCACCGCGTGGTAGATCTTCTTCGGGGTGCGTTCCTTGAAAGCCCGCTTAAGTGCCGTGTAGGCGCGTTCGGTCTTGGCAACGACCATCAGCCCGCTGGTGCCCACATCGAGCCGGTGCACGATGCCTTGGCGTTCGGAGGCGCCGGAGGTGGAAATCCGGTAGCCGGCGGCCATCAGGGCCCCGACAACGGTGGGCCCGACCCAGCCCGGCGAGGGGTGTGCGGCGACGCCCACGGGCTTGTCGATGACGACGTAGTCATCGTCGTCGGCAATGATCTTGAGGTCTTCCACGAGTTCTACCCTGATTTCTAGTGGGTCCGGACGAAGCGGGATGAAGACTTCGATGGTTGCCCCCGCAGGGGCCTTGCGGGACTTTCCCAGGGCCTTGCCGTCAATGGTGACGTTGCCTTCGGTGCACAGCAGTGCCGCCTGGCCTCGGGAGATCTCCAGCCGCTGGGCCAGGAAGGCATCCATGCGTGTGCCGGCATCTTCCTCGGAGACCTGGAGTGTTTCGGTGCGTTCGCCGCTCACGGCATCTCCTGGGTATCGGTGCCGGGCTCGGTCCCGGGCTTGTTCTTGGAGCCGGACCTGCTGCCATCGAATTCCCGGCCCGTGAACAGCAACAGGCAGATGACGACCATCGAACAGACGATGAACATGTCCGCGACATTGAAGATGGCAAAGTTCGGCAGGGCGATGAAGTCGACCACGTGCCCGTGCCCGAAGGACGGCGGACGGAACAGCCGGTCGGTGAGGTTTCCCGCCACCCCGCCCATCAGCCCGCCCAGGGCCAGTGCCCAGGACCAGACGCGGACCTTGCGCACCAGGAAGATCGCGACATAGAGCAGCACCGCGGCCTGGATGATGGTGAAAATCCAGGTGACGCCCTCACCCATGGAGAAGGCTGCACCGGAGTTCTTGATGAAGTACCAGCGCAGCAGCGGCGGGAAGACATCGATCACCTGGCCCTCGTACATGCTGGTTTCAACGATGCGCTTGGTGAACTGGTCGAGGACCAGTGCCAGGACGGCCAGGGTGCTCGTGGCGAGCACCAGGTGGCGCCGGGTGGCACTGCCTGCCGCGGGCTTGGCGGCACCCTGTGGTGCCGGTGGTACGGAGCTGTTTTCCATCATGTCCTTTAACGCATTGTTGGCGGTCGGTAACCCGACCGCCAACAATCTTAAGCCATCAATATGCGAGGCAAGTGGTGAAGCAGATTAGCCGTTGTCCTTGGCGTCTGCCGTGTCCATGGAGCCCTTGGCTTCGAGGTCGCGAA encodes:
- the glnA gene encoding type I glutamate--ammonia ligase, coding for MDRQQEFVLRTIEERDVRFVRLWFTDVVGSMKSVALAPAEVEGAFEEGLGFDGSSIEGLSRIYESDMLLQPDPSTFQILPWRGEVEPTSRMFCDILTPDGLPAAADPRHVLKRQLAVASEMGFTCYTHPEIEFYLLRSAELGPDGYPVPVDRGGYFDHVTGGVAQDFRRTAVTMLEAVGISVEFSHHENGPGQNEIDLRYADALQTADNVMTFRTVIKEVAIQQGIYATFMPKPFSDEPGSGMHTHFSLFEGDTNAFFEAGREFQLSDTARQFIAGILHHAPEFTAVTNQFVNSYKRLWGGGEAPSHRSWGHNNRSALVRVPLYKPGKGQSARVEYRGIDSATNPYLAYACLLGAGLKGIQEGYELEPQAEEDVWGLSSAERRASGHDPLPGSLHDAIRAMEESELVAEILGEQVFTSFLRNKRDEWEAYRQNVSPFELRRYLGIL
- the panB gene encoding 3-methyl-2-oxobutanoate hydroxymethyltransferase produces the protein MSAHPSTPASPASPGTASAARIRLHHLQSAKDQGAKFAMLTAYDTMMASIFDSAGIEVLLVGDSAANTVMGYSSTLPITLDDMVVFAKSVVSGAKRALVVCDLPFGSYEVSPEQAVASAVKLMKEGGVQAVKLEGGEYFVPHVRALVAAGVPVMAHIGFTPQSEHALGGYRVQGRGDAADAMVADAQALEAAGAFAVLMEMVPTETAARVDASLHVPTVGIGAGGATTGQVLVWQDMLGLGAGKGARFVKKYADLRSVVAGAAAAYHDEVLGGVFPGPEHEFGQ
- a CDS encoding SPOR domain-containing protein — encoded protein: MSGALPGEGEFWFNITTGQVESGPQADWSKLLGPYRSRAEAELAMSKVRERNEQWDEADEEDED
- the map gene encoding type I methionyl aminopeptidase, whose amino-acid sequence is MPLASTAPIGSLVPGTPTPQRTVPASIPRPEYVGRPAPRKSDAPEVRSPEIIAKMRVASKIAAQALAEVGRAVVPGVTTDELDKIGHEFLLDHKAYPSTLGYRGFSKSLCASINEVICHGIPDTTVVQDGDIVNIDITAFIGGVHGDTNATFLAGDVDEESRLLVERTEESLRRAIKSVMPGREINVIGRTISAYAKRFGYGVVRDFTGHGVAESFHTGLIIPHYDAAPAYSQLIEEGMTFTIEPMLTLGTIEWDMWDDGWTATTKDRKRTAQFEHTLLVNEDGAEILTLP
- the ppgK gene encoding polyphosphate--glucose phosphotransferase is translated as MTHSASTPTPLAIGIDIGGTGIKGGIVDLSIGKLIGERVRIDTPQPATPAAVAEVVAKIVAELDARGDAPGAGTPVGVTFPAIIHRGVARSAANVDKSWIGTDVDALFTGQLGRPVHVMNDADAAGLAEVHFGAGVGVDGTVLVITLGTGIGSALIHNGVLVPNLELGHLEIDSAIAEARASASARERDDLSWDEYAVRLQRFFSHVEFLFSPTLFIIGGGISKRADDYLPQLSIATPITTAKSKNNAGIVGAALQSALS
- the nrdR gene encoding transcriptional regulator NrdR, whose amino-acid sequence is MYCPYCRHTDSRVVDSRLTDDGTAIRRRRQCAACGRRFSTAETTSLNVLKRSGVAEPFSRAKVINGVRKACQGRPVTDDDLAVLAQEVEEAVRSSGAAEINAREVGLAILAPLQRLDEVAYLRFASVYQDFKSLEDFELAIAKLRAERETRPVGHQRPLGAR
- the hisD gene encoding histidinol dehydrogenase yields the protein MTSNVRPQTFSALQDLDLRGAALDHASLKAVLPRPELNFATAAEAVESIIRRVRTDGFSALSELAEQFDGVQQDHTRVPAEAMERALEELDPTVRAGLEESIARARVFAAAQVPGETRVEYGAGATVTQRWVPVRRVGLYVPGGLAVYPSSVIMNAVPALAAGVGSLAIASPPQKEFGGLPHPAILAAAQLLGVREVHAIGGAQAIAAFAYGVPAGAGMDPGLAIEPVDVVTGPGNLFVATAKRLVKGVVGIDAEAGPTEIAILADATANPAFIAADMVSQAEHDPNAAAVLVTDSPELAEAVREALENQCATTKHSERVRIALGGNQSAIILVDDVAAGIAVCNVYAAEHLEIHTANAAADAARITAAGAVFVGPDAPVSLGDYCAGSNHVLPTSGTAAFASGLNVNTFLKAIQVIDYDRSALAAVAPHVIALANAEDLPAHGDAVAIRFP
- a CDS encoding SRPBCC domain-containing protein, yielding MREAHGSTQMHEGKSRIVITRFVEVTPQRLWETFTDATALAGWIGVLRTDEATGKRTFSMLEGGAESDPEELDITRCRAPHELEYTTTSKFGGWGMGLVIRPAAGGCELEFHQVLGDADDPRNMGPGWEYYMQRAIAHTLGENPDEVAWDEFYPALADAYAAAPGQQ